The Methanomassiliicoccales archaeon genome window below encodes:
- a CDS encoding DUF3795 domain-containing protein, whose protein sequence is MVSDSDLDHVAYCGLYCGLCAQRAEVPVRSKALIEILHDEGFDDFYQYDPEMRESFPPFWNFLQKLASFDCSCRRDFGGPPDCPIRKCAREKRIIACPLCESFPCQHIEKLAKRYPLLIADGKRMKEIGLENWIEEQKVRALRGFRYSLVRYPH, encoded by the coding sequence ATGGTCAGCGATTCTGATCTAGATCATGTCGCCTACTGCGGTCTCTATTGTGGTCTCTGCGCCCAGAGAGCTGAAGTACCGGTGAGATCGAAAGCATTGATCGAGATTTTGCACGACGAAGGATTTGATGATTTTTATCAGTACGATCCAGAGATGAGGGAATCCTTTCCGCCGTTCTGGAACTTTCTGCAAAAGCTCGCATCATTTGATTGTTCCTGTAGACGCGACTTCGGGGGGCCACCAGATTGTCCAATAAGAAAGTGTGCGAGAGAGAAGAGGATCATTGCTTGCCCCTTGTGTGAGAGCTTCCCATGCCAACACATCGAGAAACTCGCAAAGCGGTACCCACTCCTCATCGCAGATGGAAAGAGAATGAAGGAGATAGGACTCGAAAATTGGATTGAGGAACAAAAGGTGAGAGCGCTCCGCGGGTTTCGATATTCTCTTGTCAGATATCCTCACTGA
- a CDS encoding molybdopterin-binding protein, which translates to MKVNLLGKTELWIRNVKLDDVNLGEAAAAVASVLGLSREEILVTDVSDNHLALDILRKEIEAERIFGKRAELLRALSNVPGINVSEKTSIHSEGILGFIDLDEEIAKQALQKSTEMVEEITSRIRKRCIVFPTGEEVKKGTIRDTNSPYIKSRLEAEGFCVDIGNALNDDVDEIATAINSAIDAGYGVVITTGGVGAESKDCTVEALKRVDPHAATPYVAKYEKGMGRHAKDGVRIGTGRVGESLLVTLPGPHEEVEILMEILISCIKRGENKYGIAAEIARALRERYVQNTKLDGHRRHQVGQ; encoded by the coding sequence ATGAAGGTTAATCTTCTGGGAAAGACGGAACTATGGATAAGAAATGTGAAGCTCGATGATGTGAATTTGGGTGAGGCTGCCGCAGCCGTTGCGAGTGTCTTGGGATTGAGCAGAGAGGAAATTCTTGTGACCGACGTTTCAGATAATCATCTGGCCTTGGATATTTTAAGGAAGGAGATTGAGGCAGAGCGTATTTTCGGAAAGAGGGCGGAATTGCTCCGTGCTCTTTCGAATGTGCCCGGAATAAATGTATCGGAAAAAACAAGCATTCATTCAGAGGGAATTCTCGGGTTCATCGATCTCGACGAAGAAATTGCAAAGCAAGCCCTTCAAAAGTCGACCGAAATGGTTGAAGAGATCACGAGCAGAATCAGAAAGAGGTGCATCGTTTTTCCGACGGGGGAAGAAGTCAAAAAAGGTACGATCAGGGATACGAACTCCCCTTACATCAAATCTCGTCTTGAGGCAGAGGGGTTCTGCGTCGATATTGGCAATGCGCTAAATGACGATGTCGATGAGATCGCTACCGCGATCAACAGCGCGATCGACGCGGGTTACGGGGTCGTGATTACAACTGGTGGTGTAGGTGCAGAGTCGAAAGATTGCACAGTCGAAGCGCTGAAGAGGGTTGATCCTCATGCTGCAACTCCCTATGTCGCAAAATATGAGAAAGGGATGGGTAGACATGCAAAAGACGGCGTGAGGATTGGTACAGGACGAGTCGGAGAAAGCCTCCTCGTGACCCTCCCTGGTCCACACGAAGAAGTGGAAATCCTGATGGAAATTCTTATATCATGTATCAAGAGGGGAGAAAATAAGTATGGAATTGCTGCTGAGATCGCCAGAGCACTCAGGGAAAGATACGTACAAAACACTAAGTTGGATGGTCACCGGAGGCATCAAGTAGGTCAGTGA